From the Phycisphaerales bacterium AB-hyl4 genome, the window GCTCGCTGAGCACCTGCCACGACTCGCCCGCGTCGGCGACGTCTTCCGCGCCGGCCTCGAGCGCGGCTTCCATGACGGCTTCCTCTTCCGTGCCGGGCCCGGTCTTGGTGACGAAGACTTCACCCTTGGGTTGGAAGAGGTAGCTGACGCAGCCGGACGCGCCGAGGTTGCCGCCACATTTTTCGAAGAGCTTGCGGACTTCCGGGGCCGTGCGATTGCGGTTGTCCGTGAGGATGTCGAGCATGACGGCGACGCCGCCGGGGCCATAGCCTTCGTAGACGACGCGTTCGTAGTCGGCACCGCCGGCGGCGCCGCTGCCCTTTTTGATCGCATTTTCGATCGTATCTTTGGGCATGTTGGCCGCCTTCGCCTCGTCGATGGCGTAGCGAAGGGTGAGGTTGGCAGCGGGGTCGGGGCCGCCGGCTTTTGCAGCCACGATGATGGCGCGGGAGCACTTGCTCCACATCTTGCCCTTCTTCGCGTCCTGCCGGGCCTTCTTATGCTTGATGTTCGCCCACTTGCTGTGGCCAGCCATGCGTCGTCTCCGTAGGGGGGTAGACGCGCATTGTAGCCGGTGGCCGAGCCTGAGTCAGGGGCGTCGCCCGCCCCGGCGAACAGGCGGTATCCTGTTGCCCATGCAACGCTACACCGTCCACTACACCGGCCGCGTTCAGGGCGTGGGCTTCCGCTACACCACGGTCAACGTCGCTGAGCCCTTCGCCGTCGCGGGCTACGTGCAGAACCTCGCCGACGGCCGGGTCAAACTCGTCGCCGAG encodes:
- a CDS encoding YebC/PmpR family DNA-binding transcriptional regulator, with the protein product MAGHSKWANIKHKKARQDAKKGKMWSKCSRAIIVAAKAGGPDPAANLTLRYAIDEAKAANMPKDTIENAIKKGSGAAGGADYERVVYEGYGPGGVAVMLDILTDNRNRTAPEVRKLFEKCGGNLGASGCVSYLFQPKGEVFVTKTGPGTEEEAVMEAALEAGAEDVADAGESWQVLSEPNDCLAVREALEAAGMTVESAHVTMVPDNTINVTGRDAEKLLTLIDGLEDHDDVQKVYANFEIPDDQMAALEG
- a CDS encoding acylphosphatase — encoded protein: MQRYTVHYTGRVQGVGFRYTTVNVAEPFAVAGYVQNLADGRVKLVAEGEPKALDGLLAAVDQALGRYIREHRLEKSDATGEFDDFTIRH